In one window of Zingiber officinale cultivar Zhangliang chromosome 11A, Zo_v1.1, whole genome shotgun sequence DNA:
- the LOC122032858 gene encoding oligopeptide transporter 5-like, with protein MTEEDPEEFEKDPEMIEEDPEEDPIEDPIENPEAVLLEITPNKSRLKGIITISIQSTFNFNLLSMAASVSDNNPQKSNDEVENKDDSPIEQVRMTVPTTDDPSLPCLTIRTWIIGVFSCVLLSFVNQFFSYRTNQLSISSVCVQILALPIGRWMARVLPPAIIRIPLLNWSFSLNPGPFNMKEHVLLTIIASAGAGGDYAVGIVTIVKAFYHRGINVMAAILLTQTTQLLGFGWAGLFRKFLVDSPYMWWPANLIQVSLFRALNEEERRPKGGVTRLQFFLICMACSFCYYVVPNYFFPTITCISILCFIWKDSITIHQIGSGMSGLGVGAIAFDWATAAMICSPIAAPIFVLFNVLAGYVILVYIIMPLCYWNNLYDGRRFTLLSSHLFERSGKPYDLSRVLDTKTFTLNVEEYENYSRIYISTFFAMAYGIGFATLTATLSHVFLFDGQYMLKLWRQATSKANVNFLDVHGRIMKANYAAVPQWWFHLLLVVVTALSIYTCEGFGRALQLPYWGLFLAMAMAFVFTLPVGIITATTNTTPGLNIITEMVIGYIMPGKPLANVVFKTYGYMSMSQAITFLSDFKLGYYMKIPPRSMFIAQLVGSVIANASYFWTAWWLLTDVPHICDTNQLPDDTPWTCPSDSVFFSASVIWGVVGPARMFGPGSIYAGLNYFFLLGLLAPAVVYLFHRLFPEKKWIPLINFPVIFGSSGSMPPNKAINYNCWFIVGFVVNYWVFKHHKQWWGRYAYVMSAALDAGTSFMGVVAFFALGNYNIYSINWWGGVTEDYCPLAKCPTEPDAYIPKGCPELH; from the exons AACCATCTCCATTCAATCAACCTTCAACTTCAATCTCCTTAGCATGGCTGCTTCAGTTTCCGATAATAATCCTCAGAAATCGAATG ATGAAGTGGAGAACAAGGATGACAGCCCGATCGAGCAGGTGCGGATGACGGTGCCGACGACCGACGATCCGTCGTTGCCATGCCTGACGATCCGGACGTGGATCATCGGCGTTTTCAGCTGCGTCCTCCTCTCCTTCGTCAACCAGTTCTTCAGCTACCGCACCAACCAGCTCTCCATCTCCAGCGTCTGCGTCCAGATCCTGGCGCTGCCCATCGGCCGCTGGATGGCCCGCGTCCTCCCGCCGGCGATCATCCGGATCCCTCTACTCAACTGGTCCTTCTCCCTCAACCCCGGCCCCTTCAACATGAAGGAGCACGTCCTCCTCACCATCATCGCCAGCGCCGGCGCCGGCGGCGATTACGCCGTCGGCATCGTCACCATCGTGAAGGCCTTCTACCACCGCGGCATCAACGTCATGGCCGCCATCCTCCTCACACAAACCACTCAA TTGTTAGGATTCGGCTGGGCTGGATTGTTCAGAAAATTCTTGGTGGATTCTCCTTACATGTGGTGGCCTGCCAATCTCATTCAGGTCTCTCTATTCAG AGCGCTGAACGAAGAAGAACGGCGGCCAAAGGGCGGCGTGACGCGGCTCCAGTTCTTCCTCATTTGCATGGCCTGCAGCTTCTGCTACTACGTCGTCCCCAACTACTTCTTCCCGACCATCACCTGCATCTCGATCCTCTGCTTCATTTGGAAGGACTCCATCACCATCCACCAGATCGGCTCCGGCATGAGCGGCCTCGGCGTCGGCGCCATCGCCTTCGACTGGGCCACCGCCGCCATGATCTGCAGCCCCATAGCGGCGCCCATCTTCGTCCTCTTCAACGTCCTCGCCGGCTACGTCATCCTAGTCTACATCATCATGCCCCTCTGCTACTGGAACAACCTCTACGACGGTCGCCGCTTCACCTTGCTCAGCTCGCACCTCTTCGAGCGCTCCGGCAAGCCCTACGACCTCAGCCGCGTCCTCGACACCAAGACCTTCACCCTCAACGTCGAGGAGTACGAGAACTACAGCCGCATCTACATCAGCACCTTCTTCGCCATGGCCTACGGCATCGGCTTCGCCACCCTCACCGCCACCCTCTCCCACGTCTTCCTCTTCGACGGCCAGTACATGCTCAAGCTGTGGCGGCAGGCGACGTCCAAGGCGAACGTGAACTTCCTGGACGTGCACGGCCGGATCATGAAGGCCAACTACGCCGCAGTGCCGCAGTGGTGGTTCCACCTCCTCCTCGTCGTCGTCACCGCGCTCTCCATCTACACCTGCGAGGGCTTCGGCCGCGCCCTGCAGCTGCCTTACTGGGGCCTCTTCCTCGCCATGGCCATGGCCTTCGTCTTCACCCTGCCCGTCGggatcatcaccgccaccacCAATACG ACGCCTGGACTGAACATAATAACAGAGATGGTGATCGGTTACATAATGCCGGGAAAGCCATTGGCCAATGTGGTGTTCAAAACCTACGGCTATATGAGTATGTCCCAAGCCATCACCTTTCTCAGCGATTTCAAGCTCGGTTACTACATGAAGATTCCTCCTAGATCCATGTTCATCGCTCag TTGGTGGGTTCGGTGATCGCCAACGCGAGCTACTTCTGGACGGCGTGGTGGCTGCTCACCGACGTCCCCCACATTTGCGATACCAACCAGTTGCCAGACGACACCCCATGGACGTGCCCCAGCGACTCCGTCTTCTTCAGCGCCTCCGTTATCTGGGGCGTCGTTGGCCCTGCCCGGATGTTCGGCCCCGGCTCCATCTACGCCGGCCTCAACTACTTCTTCCTCCTCGGCCTCCTCGCCCCCGCCGTCGTCTACCTCTTCCACCGCCTCTTCCCGGAGAAGAAGTGGATCCCGCTCATCAACTTCCCCGTCATCTTCGGCTCCTCCGGTAGCATGCCCCCTAACAAGGCCATCAACTACAACTGCTGGTTCATCGTCGGCTTCGTCGTCAACTACTGGGTGTTCAAGCACCACAAGCAGTGGTGGGGGCGCTACGCCTATGTCATGTCTGCCGCCCTCGACGCCGGCACGAGCTTCATGGGCGTCGTCGCCTTCTTCGCCCTCGGGAACTATAACATCTACTCTATCAACTGGTGGGGAGGTGTCACCGAGGACTATTGTCCCCTTGCTAAATGCCCCACCGAGCCCGACGCCTACATCCCCAAGGGATGTCCTGAACTTCATTGA